The following are encoded together in the Bacillus sp. V2I10 genome:
- a CDS encoding U32 family peptidase — MVTVKNNISQIIDGKRVITKKPELLAPAGNLEKLKIAVHYGADAVFIGGKEFGLRSNADNFSQEEMAEGVQFANKYGARIYVTTNIFAHNENMDGLEDYLMGLQDAGVAGIIVADPMIIETCRKVAPKLEVHLSTQQSLSNWKAVQFWKEEGLERVVLARETSAEEIKEMKEKVDIEIETFIHGAMCIAYSGRCVLSNHMTARDSNRGGCCQSCRWDYDLYKLADNGEEALFSEDDAAFAMSPKDLNLIQSIPKMIELGIDSLKIEGRMKSIHYVATVVSVYRKVIDAYCADPENFVIQKEWLDELDKCANRDTAPAFFEGVPGTEEQMFGIHGKKTTFDFAGLVLDYNEETGMVTLQQRNYFKPGDEVEFFGPEISNFTQTIDKLWDEDGNELDAARHPLQIVKFKADQKVFPNNMMRKGK; from the coding sequence ATGGTTACTGTTAAAAATAACATCTCACAAATTATAGACGGCAAACGCGTCATTACGAAAAAACCTGAATTGCTGGCTCCTGCCGGAAATTTAGAAAAGCTTAAAATTGCCGTGCATTACGGGGCTGACGCTGTTTTTATCGGCGGAAAAGAATTTGGCCTGCGTTCAAATGCAGACAACTTTTCACAAGAAGAAATGGCTGAAGGTGTTCAATTTGCAAACAAATATGGTGCAAGAATTTATGTAACGACAAACATTTTTGCACATAATGAAAACATGGACGGTCTTGAAGATTATTTAATGGGTCTGCAGGATGCAGGTGTAGCGGGCATCATAGTAGCCGATCCGATGATTATTGAGACATGCCGCAAAGTAGCGCCAAAGCTTGAGGTTCACCTAAGCACCCAGCAATCTCTTTCAAACTGGAAAGCTGTTCAGTTCTGGAAAGAGGAAGGTCTCGAGCGCGTGGTGCTTGCCCGCGAAACGAGCGCTGAAGAAATTAAAGAAATGAAAGAAAAAGTGGATATCGAAATTGAAACGTTTATCCATGGTGCAATGTGCATAGCCTATTCCGGACGCTGTGTACTAAGCAACCATATGACTGCAAGGGATTCAAACCGCGGTGGCTGCTGTCAGTCTTGCCGCTGGGATTATGATCTCTATAAACTTGCTGATAATGGTGAAGAAGCGCTGTTTAGTGAAGATGATGCAGCATTTGCGATGAGCCCAAAAGATTTAAATTTAATTCAATCCATTCCAAAAATGATTGAGCTTGGAATTGACAGCCTGAAAATTGAAGGGCGCATGAAATCCATTCACTACGTAGCAACAGTCGTAAGTGTGTATCGCAAGGTCATTGATGCATACTGTGCGGATCCTGAGAACTTCGTCATTCAAAAAGAGTGGCTTGATGAGCTTGATAAATGTGCTAATCGTGACACTGCGCCAGCATTCTTTGAAGGTGTTCCAGGTACAGAGGAGCAAATGTTTGGAATTCATGGAAAGAAAACGACTTTTGACTTTGCAGGACTTGTCCTTGATTACAATGAGGAAACAGGTATGGTTACCCTTCAGCAGCGCAACTACTTCAAACCAGGGGATGAAGTCGAATTCTTTGGTCCTGAAATTTCGAACTTTACGCAAACCATTGATAAACTATGGGATGAAGACGGCAATGAGCTCGATGCTGCCCGTCATCCACTGCAAATTGTGAAGTTTAAAGCGGATCAAAAAGTCTTCCCAAATAACATGATGCGAAAGGGGAAGTGA
- a CDS encoding DUF1510 family protein, with amino-acid sequence MHLSKLSKGSRFENRDKRRKANVVLNVLIGIVVILILVIGSQLMLGGDDSEQASKNTEEETGSNQIENEKNKEEKDKEQTAKEDAESDQDSSEEVDAAEEEENAKEQPEESEAGEEVVTEGDPNSNVDQIIENPGWKPVGTSQTGPHAAQYDKNSQDWAEMIKAMSYATGLSESDMTIWFIGNNGSPNDAKGTISSKDKTQNFKVEITWVENEGWKPVKVEKLKQTETR; translated from the coding sequence ATGCACTTGAGCAAACTAAGTAAAGGATCTCGTTTTGAAAATCGTGATAAGCGCCGAAAAGCAAATGTTGTCCTGAACGTTTTAATTGGCATCGTCGTCATCCTTATTCTTGTTATTGGATCGCAGCTGATGCTTGGCGGAGATGACAGTGAACAGGCATCAAAAAATACGGAAGAAGAAACGGGTTCAAATCAAATCGAAAACGAAAAAAATAAAGAAGAAAAAGATAAAGAACAAACAGCGAAAGAAGACGCTGAATCAGATCAAGACAGCAGCGAAGAAGTGGATGCTGCTGAAGAAGAAGAGAATGCAAAAGAACAGCCAGAAGAATCAGAAGCAGGGGAAGAAGTGGTCACAGAAGGAGATCCGAATTCCAATGTTGACCAGATTATAGAAAATCCGGGCTGGAAACCAGTAGGCACTTCACAAACTGGACCTCATGCAGCTCAGTATGACAAGAATTCACAGGACTGGGCGGAAATGATTAAAGCGATGAGCTATGCAACCGGCTTAAGCGAATCAGATATGACAATCTGGTTTATCGGCAATAACGGAAGTCCTAATGATGCCAAAGGAACCATTTCATCCAAGGACAAAACGCAGAACTTCAAAGTAGAAATTACCTGGGTGGAAAATGAGGGCTGGAAGCCTGTTAAGGTGGAAAAATTAAAGCAAACAGAAACAAGGTAA
- a CDS encoding penicillin-binding protein 2 — protein sequence MKTRKRMKFIAIGIFLSMLALILRLADIQMIHTESFTDRNINLIEESVSQRTQEVMIDDGRGRFVDRNGSPLGHDQEAKLVLFPFLNKIDWPISKLSAIVNVPGFKLERLLEEADKPLLLGSKEGFELNESAIKEINDLEIPGVFAIYQQTKKKGQAADHFIGITGENAEVLREKYPDKKNLSSKTQLGITGLEKAFDEFLLPDAETKLLYHVDGDGNPLFGINVKYIADANPFYPVSVKTTIDRSMQDIANDVMNRYNVKKGGIVLLDVETSEVLAMVSKPEMNRSEHETYANLMLTPIAPGSVFKTVIAAAGIENGIDKNRIYDCSLNMYGEPDEENDKGSLNLERSFAESCNYTFTSIANELMEKDPDTIDEYAGKLGLTEKAGWSGPVYHYEDFKQFPEEKNPHLWGDKTDKTAERAIAQTAIGQKNVRVTPLSVANMMTAIARGGEKKQVKIADSILYKNGTTMFKFPNKEPESDNISPYTAAKLQHLLRLVVTDQEGTGRRFQSLPFEVSGKSGTAETGKGTVHKWFAGFFPSHQPKYAMVVVELDTHSAQSSANSIFYDMANELARLENASTR from the coding sequence ATGAAAACAAGAAAAAGAATGAAATTCATTGCGATTGGCATTTTTTTATCCATGCTTGCGTTAATTTTGAGACTTGCAGATATCCAGATGATTCACACAGAATCTTTTACAGACAGAAACATAAATTTGATTGAGGAAAGCGTCAGTCAGCGAACACAGGAAGTCATGATTGATGATGGGCGAGGTCGTTTTGTAGACAGAAATGGAAGCCCTCTTGGACACGATCAGGAGGCCAAGCTTGTATTGTTTCCGTTTCTGAATAAGATTGACTGGCCAATCAGTAAACTATCAGCAATTGTCAATGTGCCAGGATTCAAATTGGAGAGATTATTAGAAGAAGCCGATAAACCGCTGCTCTTGGGATCAAAAGAAGGGTTCGAGCTGAATGAATCCGCCATAAAAGAAATCAATGATTTGGAGATCCCAGGTGTATTTGCCATTTACCAGCAAACAAAAAAGAAAGGGCAGGCAGCTGATCATTTTATCGGTATAACAGGGGAAAATGCTGAAGTACTTAGAGAAAAATATCCAGACAAGAAAAATTTATCTTCGAAAACTCAGCTTGGGATTACAGGACTCGAAAAGGCATTTGATGAATTTCTGCTTCCGGATGCCGAAACGAAACTATTGTACCACGTTGACGGGGACGGAAATCCGCTGTTCGGCATTAATGTTAAATATATTGCTGATGCCAATCCTTTTTATCCTGTAAGCGTTAAAACAACTATAGACAGATCTATGCAGGATATTGCGAATGATGTTATGAACCGGTATAACGTGAAAAAAGGGGGCATCGTGCTGCTTGATGTAGAGACAAGCGAAGTACTTGCCATGGTCAGCAAACCCGAAATGAACCGATCTGAGCATGAAACCTATGCGAATCTGATGCTCACTCCAATTGCACCCGGTTCAGTGTTTAAAACAGTCATTGCTGCAGCTGGGATTGAAAACGGAATTGATAAGAACAGAATATATGACTGCAGTCTGAATATGTACGGTGAACCTGATGAAGAAAACGATAAAGGCAGCTTAAATTTAGAAAGAAGTTTTGCGGAAAGCTGCAACTATACATTTACATCAATTGCTAACGAGTTAATGGAAAAAGACCCAGACACAATAGATGAATATGCAGGAAAGCTGGGATTAACCGAAAAAGCCGGCTGGAGCGGCCCGGTGTATCATTATGAAGATTTTAAGCAATTTCCTGAAGAGAAAAATCCGCATTTATGGGGAGATAAGACGGACAAAACTGCAGAACGGGCAATTGCTCAAACAGCAATCGGACAAAAAAATGTCCGGGTCACACCGCTGTCAGTGGCAAACATGATGACTGCAATCGCTCGGGGCGGCGAAAAAAAACAGGTGAAAATTGCAGATAGTATCTTATATAAAAATGGCACTACCATGTTTAAGTTTCCGAATAAAGAACCGGAAAGCGACAATATTTCACCTTATACAGCTGCAAAGCTTCAGCACCTGCTTCGATTAGTCGTAACGGATCAAGAAGGGACCGGCAGAAGGTTTCAAAGTTTGCCATTTGAGGTATCAGGTAAATCAGGGACTGCAGAAACAGGAAAAGGTACAGTACATAAATGGTTTGCAGGATTTTTTCCTTCACATCAGCCTAAATATGCCATGGTTGTAGTAGAGCTTGATACACATAGTGCGCAATCTTCGGCAAATAGTATTTTTTATGACATGGCTAATGAATTGGCACGGCTAGAAAATGCTTCTACTAGATAG
- a CDS encoding O-methyltransferase: MKNDTILSYIESLLPDQDEAVRQMEQYALDHAVPIMEKTGIEVLISLLLLKHPKKILEIGTAIGYSAIRMCKALPETEIVTAERNAERFKQAAINIEANALADRITVLHGDALELREQIEEKGPYDVIFIDAAKGQYMRFFEMYEPMLSDNGCIITDNVLFKGLVASEEEDMSFHRRRRALLRKIRTYNEWLMSNKSYHTAIFPVGDGMAVSIKRGEKDE, translated from the coding sequence GAGCCTTCTTCCTGATCAAGACGAAGCAGTCAGGCAAATGGAGCAATACGCGCTTGATCACGCTGTGCCAATTATGGAAAAGACAGGGATAGAAGTTCTGATTAGTCTGCTTTTGCTGAAACATCCCAAAAAGATTTTAGAAATCGGCACTGCAATCGGCTATTCTGCGATTCGTATGTGCAAAGCGCTCCCTGAAACAGAAATCGTAACGGCTGAAAGAAATGCAGAACGATTTAAGCAAGCAGCCATAAATATTGAAGCAAATGCGTTAGCAGACCGTATTACTGTTCTGCATGGAGACGCATTGGAGCTTAGAGAACAGATAGAAGAAAAAGGTCCTTATGACGTGATTTTCATTGATGCAGCAAAGGGACAGTATATGCGCTTCTTTGAAATGTACGAACCAATGCTTTCAGATAACGGCTGCATAATTACAGACAACGTCTTATTCAAAGGCTTAGTTGCATCTGAAGAAGAAGATATGTCCTTTCATCGGAGACGGCGGGCGCTTTTAAGAAAAATACGGACATACAATGAATGGCTGATGTCAAACAAATCCTATCACACAGCAATTTTTCCTGTGGGTGACGGAATGGCTGTAAGTATAAAACGAGGTGAAAAAGATGAATAA
- a CDS encoding class I SAM-dependent methyltransferase — translation MGREFVELFEDWAHSYDSTVGGHDEEYKEVFAGYDQILKAVTQLSGKTVLEFGVGTGNLTNELLNRGKKVFGIEPSKTMREKAAEKLGSTVHISDGDFLTFPVPEEQIETIVSTYAFHHLTDEEKEKAVRIYSSLLGKGGKIVFADTVFTDQKAYQAMIEKSKKQHFLNLANDLESEYYTTHSVMRRIFESNSFEVTFTQMNEFVWLMKAVKQ, via the coding sequence ATGGGCAGAGAATTTGTAGAGTTATTTGAGGATTGGGCACATTCGTATGATTCAACTGTCGGTGGACATGATGAAGAATACAAAGAAGTTTTTGCAGGCTATGATCAAATTCTTAAAGCTGTCACACAGCTTTCTGGAAAAACGGTTCTTGAATTTGGTGTAGGTACCGGGAATTTAACGAATGAGCTTTTGAATAGAGGGAAAAAAGTATTTGGAATTGAACCATCGAAAACAATGCGTGAAAAGGCGGCAGAAAAGCTTGGCAGTACGGTGCACATCAGCGACGGAGATTTTTTGACATTTCCAGTTCCTGAGGAACAGATTGAAACGATTGTGAGCACATATGCTTTTCATCATCTAACAGATGAAGAAAAGGAGAAAGCTGTCCGAATCTATAGCAGTCTTCTTGGAAAAGGTGGTAAAATAGTTTTTGCTGACACTGTTTTTACCGATCAGAAGGCGTATCAAGCCATGATCGAAAAATCGAAAAAGCAGCATTTCTTAAACCTGGCAAATGATCTTGAATCTGAATACTACACAACACATTCTGTCATGCGCCGTATTTTTGAAAGCAACTCTTTTGAAGTTACCTTTACACAAATGAATGAATTTGTCTGGTTAATGAAAGCAGTGAAACAATAA
- a CDS encoding DUF2536 family protein, translated as MFKLEFIKDKVEFFEAEKITDLERKINEQIEVNKAILLELHSVAHQMHVTEEGRRFYSAAVHFKAK; from the coding sequence ATGTTTAAATTGGAGTTTATAAAAGATAAAGTAGAATTTTTTGAGGCAGAGAAAATCACAGATTTGGAAAGAAAGATCAATGAGCAAATCGAGGTAAATAAAGCCATTTTGCTTGAGCTTCATTCTGTTGCCCATCAAATGCATGTGACAGAGGAAGGCAGAAGGTTCTATAGTGCTGCTGTGCATTTTAAAGCTAAATAA
- the mtnN gene encoding 5'-methylthioadenosine/S-adenosylhomocysteine nucleosidase — translation MKAAIIGAMEEEVSILREQLENPSSETIAGSEFTTGTYKGIDVILLKSGIGKVNAAVSTTLLLDRYKPDYVINTGSAGGFHQSLNVGDVVISSEVRHHDVDVTAFNYEYGQVPGMPPAFLPDSKLVEIAAQQAEGQTGIQVVKGLIATGDSFMNDPEKVAYIRTKFDSLYAVEMEAAAIAQVSHQFGVPFVIIRSLSDIAGKESDVSFEQYLDTAAKNSAQLVLSIVSALKS, via the coding sequence ATGAAAGCAGCAATTATCGGAGCAATGGAAGAGGAAGTATCTATATTAAGAGAACAGCTTGAAAATCCTTCTTCAGAAACAATTGCAGGCAGTGAATTTACAACAGGAACATACAAAGGAATTGATGTGATTTTATTAAAATCAGGGATCGGAAAGGTAAACGCTGCAGTGAGCACAACCCTTTTACTTGACCGATATAAGCCTGATTATGTAATCAATACAGGATCAGCAGGCGGTTTTCATCAATCATTGAATGTAGGGGATGTAGTCATTTCATCTGAAGTGAGACACCATGATGTTGATGTTACAGCATTCAATTACGAATACGGGCAGGTGCCGGGAATGCCGCCAGCTTTTTTACCGGATTCAAAGCTGGTTGAAATTGCAGCCCAACAAGCTGAAGGGCAAACAGGCATTCAAGTTGTAAAAGGACTGATTGCAACGGGTGACTCATTTATGAATGATCCGGAAAAAGTAGCATATATCCGCACTAAATTTGACAGCCTTTATGCAGTAGAAATGGAAGCAGCAGCTATTGCTCAAGTATCGCATCAATTTGGTGTACCATTTGTCATTATCAGATCATTATCTGATATTGCCGGCAAAGAATCTGATGTTTCATTTGAACAGTATTTAGATACAGCAGCGAAGAACTCTGCACAGCTTGTTTTAAGTATTGTGAGTGCTTTAAAAAGCTAA
- a CDS encoding YrhC family protein has translation MNKKHVRHLMTDYKRYAFVLLAVSVFLYMGMLIPAQGQEPSAIKEYVMMGTTSVFLAAAFFCFKRSITYKKRLDEQEDA, from the coding sequence ATGAATAAAAAACATGTTCGGCACCTAATGACAGATTACAAGAGATACGCATTTGTGCTGCTTGCAGTCAGTGTCTTTTTATATATGGGCATGCTGATTCCCGCACAGGGCCAAGAACCCAGTGCAATAAAAGAATATGTGATGATGGGGACGACTTCAGTCTTCTTGGCAGCAGCCTTTTTCTGTTTTAAACGATCCATCACATATAAGAAGCGTTTAGATGAGCAGGAAGATGCTTAA
- a CDS encoding PLP-dependent cysteine synthase family protein: MKVVKGIEELIGHTPLMEITQFELPAGVRLFAKLEFFNPGGSIKDRLGVELIDEAIKTGKIKEGGTIIEPTAGNTGIGLALAAIHRKVNVVVCVPEKFSMEKQDIMRALGAKVVNTPTSEGIKGAIKKAQELLEEIPGSYCPQQFANPANPLTYYKTLGPELWEQLDGRIDIFVAGAGTGGTFMGTAQYLKEKNENIRTAIVEPEGSILNGGESGPHKTEGIGMEFLPGYMDESYFNSIHTVLDIDAFNRVKELAIKEGLLVGSSSGAALHAALIEAEKAKSGTNIVTIFADSSERYLSKKIYEGGI; this comes from the coding sequence ATGAAAGTTGTAAAGGGCATTGAAGAACTTATAGGGCATACACCGCTGATGGAGATTACACAATTTGAACTGCCTGCAGGAGTGCGCCTTTTTGCAAAACTTGAATTTTTTAACCCGGGCGGCAGCATTAAAGACCGTCTTGGCGTTGAATTGATAGATGAGGCGATTAAAACCGGCAAAATAAAAGAGGGCGGAACCATTATCGAGCCTACAGCAGGCAATACCGGAATCGGTCTCGCCCTTGCTGCGATTCACCGCAAAGTCAATGTTGTCGTATGCGTTCCTGAGAAATTCAGCATGGAAAAGCAGGATATTATGCGAGCTCTCGGAGCAAAGGTGGTCAATACTCCAACTAGTGAAGGAATTAAGGGAGCTATTAAAAAAGCACAAGAACTACTTGAAGAGATCCCTGGTTCTTATTGTCCGCAGCAATTTGCCAATCCCGCGAACCCCCTTACTTATTACAAAACGCTCGGTCCCGAGCTTTGGGAGCAGCTGGATGGCCGCATTGATATATTTGTGGCTGGAGCGGGCACAGGCGGTACGTTCATGGGCACAGCCCAATATTTAAAAGAAAAGAACGAAAATATCAGGACTGCCATAGTCGAGCCTGAAGGCTCCATCTTAAATGGCGGTGAATCGGGCCCGCATAAAACAGAAGGTATCGGCATGGAATTCCTGCCAGGTTATATGGACGAGTCATATTTTAATAGCATTCATACCGTTTTAGATATAGATGCATTTAACCGTGTAAAGGAGCTTGCTATAAAAGAAGGTCTTTTAGTTGGGAGCTCATCAGGAGCAGCACTTCACGCAGCACTAATAGAGGCAGAAAAAGCTAAATCGGGAACAAACATTGTAACCATTTTCGCTGACAGCAGTGAGCGTTACTTAAGTAAAAAAATCTATGAAGGAGGAATATAG
- a CDS encoding peptidase U32 family protein codes for MNKPELIVTPIKVEDILPLAEAGATAVVIGEQRYGLRLAGEFNRDQMKEATSLAHSKNVKVYAAMNAIFHNEKIEELYDYLRFLNEIKVDAVVFGDPAVLMAAREAAPDMLLHWNTETTATNWYTCNYWGRKGAKRAVLARELSMESIIETKENAEVEIEVQVHGMTCMFQSKRSLIGNYYEYQGKAMKIESIQDEKTMFLHDKERSNKYPIYEDANGTHIMSPNDICIIDELSDMIDAGIDSFKIDGVLQTSEYLIEVTKKYRQAMDLCTQDREQYEDVKDQLLADIEEIQPENRPLDTGFFFKETVY; via the coding sequence ATGAATAAACCAGAATTAATTGTAACACCGATAAAAGTTGAAGATATTCTCCCTCTTGCTGAAGCAGGCGCTACAGCAGTCGTTATCGGAGAACAGCGTTATGGTCTCCGTCTTGCAGGTGAATTTAACCGCGATCAAATGAAAGAAGCAACATCTCTTGCTCATTCAAAAAACGTAAAAGTATATGCTGCAATGAATGCCATTTTTCATAATGAGAAAATTGAAGAATTGTATGATTATCTTCGATTCTTAAATGAGATAAAAGTAGATGCGGTCGTGTTTGGTGATCCGGCTGTTTTAATGGCTGCACGGGAAGCAGCACCTGATATGTTGCTTCATTGGAATACAGAAACGACAGCAACCAACTGGTATACGTGCAATTACTGGGGCAGAAAAGGCGCAAAACGCGCTGTTTTAGCACGGGAATTAAGCATGGAATCAATCATTGAAACAAAAGAAAATGCAGAAGTGGAGATTGAAGTGCAGGTACATGGTATGACATGCATGTTCCAATCAAAACGCTCCCTGATCGGAAACTACTATGAATACCAGGGCAAAGCTATGAAAATTGAGAGCATCCAAGATGAAAAAACGATGTTCCTCCATGATAAAGAGCGCAGCAATAAGTACCCGATTTATGAAGATGCAAACGGCACCCACATCATGAGTCCCAACGATATATGCATTATTGATGAGCTTTCAGATATGATTGATGCTGGAATTGACTCGTTTAAAATCGATGGTGTCCTTCAGACATCTGAGTATTTAATCGAGGTTACAAAAAAATACCGCCAAGCTATGGATTTATGCACCCAGGACCGTGAACAGTATGAAGATGTAAAAGATCAGCTGCTTGCGGACATAGAAGAAATTCAGCCTGAGAACCGGCCTTTAGATACAGGATTTTTCTTTAAGGAAACAGTGTACTGA
- a CDS encoding bifunctional cystathionine gamma-lyase/homocysteine desulfhydrase, producing MKRKTKMIHGGIVGDPHTGAVSTPIYQVSTYKQDGVGNHKGFEYSRTGNPTRHALEELIKDLEEGHAGFAFGSGMAAITGVMMLFNSGDHVILTDDVYGGTYRVMTKVLNRLGIDSTFVDTSDLSNIEGAVKENTRALFIETPTNPLLKITDVEAAASLAKKHGLLTIVDNTFSTPYWQTPLLMGADIVLHSATKYIGGHSDVVGGLVVVNSEELAEQLHFVQNSTGGVLGPQDSWLLIRGIKTLALRMEAHERNTAAIVQFLVHHPAVKKVFYPGLADHPNHEIAKKQASGFGGMVSFDVGSEEKAEEVLSKVKYFTLAESLGAVESLISVPAKMTHASIPAERRMELGITDGLVRISVGIEDSEDLIEDLKNALN from the coding sequence ATGAAACGCAAAACAAAGATGATTCATGGGGGTATAGTCGGAGATCCTCATACAGGAGCCGTATCAACGCCAATCTATCAAGTCAGCACATACAAACAGGATGGAGTCGGAAATCATAAAGGATTTGAGTACTCACGTACCGGTAATCCTACAAGACACGCATTAGAAGAGCTGATTAAGGATCTTGAAGAAGGACACGCTGGCTTTGCTTTTGGTTCAGGTATGGCTGCAATAACAGGAGTTATGATGCTTTTTAACAGCGGAGATCATGTTATTTTAACAGATGACGTTTATGGCGGAACATACCGCGTTATGACTAAAGTGTTAAACCGTCTTGGCATTGATTCTACATTTGTTGATACAAGTGATCTATCAAACATTGAAGGAGCGGTCAAAGAAAATACAAGAGCGCTATTTATCGAAACACCAACAAATCCGCTTCTTAAAATTACGGATGTAGAAGCTGCAGCCTCTCTGGCTAAAAAACATGGGCTGCTTACGATTGTAGACAATACATTCAGCACTCCGTATTGGCAGACTCCTCTTTTAATGGGAGCAGATATTGTCCTTCATAGTGCAACAAAATACATCGGCGGCCACAGTGACGTTGTAGGAGGGCTTGTTGTCGTTAACTCTGAGGAGCTGGCTGAACAGCTTCACTTTGTCCAAAACTCCACTGGAGGAGTTCTGGGGCCTCAAGATTCATGGCTTCTTATTCGCGGCATTAAGACTCTTGCGCTGCGCATGGAGGCACATGAAAGAAATACTGCTGCAATCGTCCAGTTTCTTGTTCATCATCCAGCTGTTAAAAAGGTGTTTTATCCAGGTCTTGCAGATCATCCAAACCATGAAATTGCCAAAAAACAGGCATCAGGTTTCGGCGGAATGGTTTCATTTGATGTAGGAAGCGAAGAGAAAGCAGAAGAAGTCTTGTCAAAAGTTAAGTATTTTACATTGGCTGAAAGCTTAGGTGCTGTTGAGAGTTTAATTTCCGTGCCTGCTAAAATGACGCATGCTTCGATTCCTGCAGAACGCCGCATGGAGCTAGGCATAACAGATGGTTTAGTAAGAATTTCTGTAGGTATAGAAGATTCAGAGGATTTAATTGAAGACTTAAAAAATGCTTTAAACTAA
- the udk gene encoding uridine kinase: MGEKPIVIGVAGGSGSGKTSVTKSIYEHFKGHSILMLEQDFYYKDQSHLPYEERLNTNYDHPLAFDNTLLIEHIKQLLNYEAIEKPVYDYKLHTRSEDVLLVEPKDVIILEGILVLEDERLRNLMDMKLYVDTDADIRIIRRMLRDIKERGRTIDSVIEQYVSVVRPMHNQFIEPTKRYADIIIPEGGQNHVAIDLMVTKIQTILELNAIL; the protein is encoded by the coding sequence ATGGGGGAAAAGCCCATTGTAATCGGCGTTGCCGGCGGCTCCGGCTCAGGCAAAACAAGCGTTACAAAATCCATTTATGAGCATTTCAAAGGACATTCCATTCTGATGCTTGAACAGGATTTCTATTATAAGGATCAAAGTCACCTTCCATATGAAGAGAGACTGAATACAAATTATGATCATCCGCTTGCTTTTGATAACACGCTTTTAATTGAGCATATTAAACAGCTTCTGAATTACGAAGCTATTGAGAAGCCTGTATATGATTATAAGCTTCATACTCGTTCAGAAGATGTTCTCTTAGTAGAACCTAAAGATGTGATAATTCTTGAAGGGATCCTGGTCCTAGAAGACGAGAGACTCCGCAACTTGATGGATATGAAGCTTTATGTGGATACAGATGCAGACATCCGTATTATCAGAAGAATGCTCCGTGATATTAAAGAACGCGGAAGAACAATTGATTCCGTGATTGAGCAGTATGTTTCGGTTGTAAGGCCGATGCACAATCAGTTCATTGAGCCTACTAAGCGTTATGCGGATATCATCATACCAGAAGGCGGTCAAAATCACGTAGCGATTGACCTTATGGTTACAAAAATTCAAACAATTCTTGAACTAAATGCAATTTTGTAA
- the greA gene encoding transcription elongation factor GreA, protein MAQEKVFPMTTEGKEKLEQELEYLKSVKRKEVVERIKIARSFGDLSENSEYDSAKEEQAFVEGRVTTLENMIRNAKIIVEDADTNVVTLGKTISFVELPNGDEETYTIVGSAEADPFEGKISNDSPIAKSLMGRQVGDEVNVQTPGGEMHVKITNVK, encoded by the coding sequence ATGGCACAAGAAAAAGTATTTCCTATGACAACTGAAGGTAAAGAAAAGCTTGAGCAGGAATTGGAATATTTAAAATCCGTTAAGCGTAAAGAAGTAGTCGAAAGAATCAAGATTGCCCGCAGCTTCGGGGACCTTTCAGAAAACTCTGAGTATGATTCAGCGAAAGAAGAGCAGGCTTTTGTTGAAGGACGAGTGACTACGCTTGAGAACATGATCCGCAATGCGAAGATCATCGTGGAAGATGCCGATACAAATGTTGTCACACTTGGCAAAACAATTTCATTTGTTGAACTTCCAAATGGCGATGAAGAAACATATACAATCGTAGGAAGCGCTGAAGCAGATCCATTTGAAGGCAAAATCTCAAATGATTCTCCGATTGCAAAGAGCCTGATGGGCCGTCAAGTTGGAGATGAAGTCAATGTGCAGACTCCTGGCGGAGAAATGCATGTGAAAATTACAAACGTTAAATAA